Proteins encoded together in one Thermodesulforhabdus norvegica window:
- a CDS encoding cell division ATP-binding protein FtsE has product MKSQLLVSCRGLYKRYRSSEWVFEDAWVDVKQGDFLFLLGASGSGKTTFIQIVAGELPYDRGVVEVNGKDIKSYGSSGLYRWKRKIGIVFQDFRLLGDNTVFENIALPLILMGYSRPDIERRVNAAVRLLKLQGKEDVLCKTLSGGEQQRVAIARAIVHSPGMILADEPTGNLDDLHTSIIFDILKSLHSRGITVVIATHDKRLPLLISNARVIMIKKRRFVEVVPVLRKDMSGLASSE; this is encoded by the coding sequence ATGAAATCCCAGCTTCTGGTATCGTGCCGTGGGCTTTACAAACGCTATCGGAGCAGTGAATGGGTTTTTGAGGATGCTTGGGTGGATGTGAAGCAGGGGGACTTTCTTTTTTTGCTCGGGGCCAGTGGCTCCGGCAAGACGACCTTCATTCAAATCGTCGCCGGTGAACTGCCCTATGACCGGGGGGTTGTTGAGGTAAACGGAAAAGATATAAAATCTTACGGATCTTCCGGGCTCTATCGGTGGAAAAGGAAGATAGGCATCGTATTTCAGGACTTTCGGCTTCTGGGTGATAATACGGTTTTTGAAAACATAGCTCTTCCCTTAATTCTTATGGGTTATTCCCGCCCGGACATAGAAAGAAGGGTGAATGCCGCCGTAAGGCTTCTCAAGCTTCAGGGAAAGGAAGATGTTTTGTGTAAAACCCTTTCGGGTGGTGAACAGCAGCGTGTGGCAATTGCAAGGGCAATCGTTCATAGCCCGGGAATGATTCTGGCCGACGAGCCGACGGGCAATCTGGACGACCTGCATACTTCAATTATATTCGATATTCTGAAGTCTTTGCACTCCAGAGGGATAACCGTTGTTATAGCCACTCATGATAAAAGACTCCCTTTGCTCATATCTAATGCCCGGGTAATCATGATAAAAAAACGACGGTTTGTGGAGGTGGTGCCGGTTCTGAGAAAAGATATGTCCGGTCTTGCTTCTTCGGAGTGA
- a CDS encoding cell division protein FtsX, protein MQARFVLLWVLREVKASWPYFLATVLCVGWAVFLGSVALQGREIWRCITPSWASQTTTIVLMKPGVEDGVIDKIRQSLEASPWVESFEVFQGEKALLDFRARNPDLAHIVEDLDPAYIPVYFRIITAEKCLADFVRCEEFLKSLGSMEVVDRLYSGFLLAGRVFRWFDHAGKVLLFFAVIFLILGLLIAVLLIRLTCEARSRELYLWETLGASPQMIKIPFLIYSSFAIFLGIVTAWVIFGFAGFFVPSGEGSCLPAKLSKCSGLLLPGLLVWALTLVVVDVTLRSMRRKRKWDAR, encoded by the coding sequence GTGCAGGCAAGGTTCGTACTGTTGTGGGTTTTAAGAGAGGTTAAAGCTTCCTGGCCTTATTTCCTTGCCACGGTGCTGTGCGTGGGCTGGGCTGTTTTCCTGGGTTCTGTTGCGCTTCAGGGTAGAGAAATCTGGCGGTGTATTACCCCTTCCTGGGCTTCACAAACGACGACGATAGTTCTTATGAAACCCGGGGTGGAAGATGGTGTCATCGATAAAATCCGACAGAGCCTGGAAGCATCTCCTTGGGTCGAATCTTTTGAAGTGTTTCAGGGGGAGAAGGCCCTGTTGGATTTCAGGGCGCGGAATCCCGACCTGGCGCATATTGTTGAAGATCTGGATCCTGCTTACATTCCGGTCTATTTCAGGATAATAACTGCGGAAAAGTGTCTGGCCGATTTTGTCCGGTGTGAGGAGTTTCTTAAATCCCTGGGCTCTATGGAAGTGGTGGATCGTTTGTATTCCGGCTTCCTGCTGGCCGGGCGGGTATTTCGATGGTTCGACCATGCCGGAAAGGTTCTGCTCTTTTTTGCCGTAATCTTCCTGATTCTGGGGTTGCTCATTGCGGTGCTGCTTATACGGTTAACCTGTGAGGCCCGTAGTCGTGAACTGTATCTCTGGGAGACGCTGGGTGCGTCCCCTCAGATGATTAAAATTCCCTTTTTGATCTATTCCAGTTTTGCAATATTCTTGGGAATTGTTACGGCCTGGGTGATATTTGGGTTTGCAGGGTTTTTTGTGCCTTCCGGTGAGGGTAGTTGCTTGCCCGCAAAGTTATCAAAGTGTTCGGGTCTGCTGTTGCCGGGACTGCTTGTGTGGGCATTAACCCTTGTGGTTGTAGATGTTACCCTGCGTTCCATGCGCAGAAAAAGAAAGTGGGACGCAAGGTAG
- a CDS encoding murein hydrolase activator EnvC family protein translates to MAQFFAKILRNTVIFATPVVIVLVASIVRADTTREIRSLDARMDKVAQTLAVIDGERHRLEERLEELQSEQVDIEKFISEEYANVVRSMVSIGYINELLDGVGAHNLVMAPELWSLEIMQKSLIRERSLRIAAMKQKLLRLRAIRKEIEQHITELKRSRKNYEALLQKLKILRAEKVKALELVKFEKNVVPSLLPDSDGLSVKSKPADFRGEAVLKDMKGRLELPVVGTVVIGSSEKKNTPLPILRYNRGVFIRAKPGELVRSVAAGRVVFARWFRDLGRMVIIDHGEHFFSVYALLGSFLKGEGDRVLKGEPIGKVGPPELASQPGIYFEWRKNGRSLAIKEWFLISKK, encoded by the coding sequence GTGGCGCAGTTTTTTGCAAAAATCCTGAGAAATACCGTGATTTTCGCGACACCGGTGGTAATCGTCCTGGTTGCATCCATTGTCCGGGCTGACACCACACGGGAAATTCGAAGCCTCGATGCCCGGATGGATAAAGTGGCTCAGACCCTTGCGGTTATCGATGGGGAAAGGCACAGGCTTGAGGAGCGACTTGAGGAGCTTCAAAGCGAGCAGGTCGACATTGAGAAGTTTATCTCGGAAGAATACGCAAATGTTGTGCGAAGCATGGTTTCCATTGGGTACATAAACGAGCTTCTGGACGGTGTGGGCGCCCATAACCTGGTGATGGCTCCGGAACTGTGGAGCCTTGAAATAATGCAGAAATCCTTAATTCGCGAAAGATCCTTAAGAATTGCGGCCATGAAACAAAAACTTCTGCGGCTCAGGGCGATTCGTAAAGAAATCGAGCAACACATTACAGAACTCAAAAGGAGCAGGAAAAATTATGAAGCTTTGCTCCAGAAGCTGAAGATCCTCAGAGCAGAGAAGGTAAAAGCCCTGGAGCTTGTAAAGTTCGAAAAAAATGTCGTACCATCACTTTTACCCGATTCGGATGGTTTGAGCGTGAAATCAAAGCCTGCCGATTTTCGAGGAGAGGCGGTGCTTAAAGACATGAAAGGCAGGCTGGAACTTCCGGTGGTTGGAACTGTGGTCATCGGGTCTTCGGAAAAAAAGAATACTCCGTTGCCGATATTGCGCTATAATAGAGGCGTTTTTATCAGGGCAAAACCGGGCGAACTGGTGAGATCTGTTGCCGCAGGAAGGGTTGTCTTCGCCCGCTGGTTTAGAGATTTAGGCAGAATGGTCATAATAGACCATGGTGAACATTTTTTTAGCGTGTACGCTCTGTTGGGGTCTTTTTTAAAAGGTGAAGGGGATCGGGTCTTAAAAGGAGAACCCATTGGTAAGGTCGGTCCTCCGGAGTTGGCCTCCCAGCCCGGTATTTATTTTGAATGGAGAAAAAACGGCAGGTCTCTTGCGATAAAGGAATGGTTTCTGATTTCAAAAAAATAG
- a CDS encoding S41 family peptidase, producing MFLRKASLKRTPFYAFVSGVIFLVFMASLIGYCAGRDQRSSEDDIFSQLKLFTDVMDLVQEQYVEEVEPSRLIQGAIKGMLQELDPHSAFMTPDEYRELQVETTGEFGGIGIEITIRDGILTVVAPLEGTPADKAGIQPNDQIIRIDGEPTKDMSLMEAVKRLRGKEGTKVTITILREGVARPFDVELVRDIIRVRSIKYVTLEPGFGYVRITSFQSDTSSELEKALEKLEEENKPLKGLILDLRNNPGGLLDQAVRVSDEFLDEGLIVYTKGRHSQQTMRFEAHKNGRPHKYPIVVLVNGGSASASEIVAGALQDHKRAIIVGEPTFGKGSVQTVIPLKDGSAVRLTTALYYTPKGRLIQAKGIEPDILVRREFRRAQAEKSEREGFSIREKDLPGHMEIQEDGDTEQDRNARRKVGGDSRMLEALQGDNQVQRALDLLKGISILAKTLNY from the coding sequence ATGTTTCTGCGAAAAGCCTCATTAAAAAGAACACCTTTCTACGCTTTTGTCTCGGGAGTTATCTTTCTGGTTTTTATGGCAAGCCTCATAGGCTATTGTGCCGGCAGAGACCAGCGGTCTTCAGAAGACGATATTTTTTCGCAGTTGAAGCTCTTTACGGATGTGATGGACCTCGTGCAGGAGCAATATGTGGAAGAAGTGGAGCCTTCAAGGCTCATACAGGGTGCCATAAAAGGAATGCTTCAGGAACTGGATCCCCATTCTGCTTTTATGACTCCCGACGAGTACAGGGAACTTCAGGTTGAGACGACCGGTGAATTCGGCGGTATAGGCATAGAAATTACCATAAGGGACGGCATTCTGACCGTGGTGGCACCTCTCGAGGGTACACCTGCGGATAAGGCAGGGATTCAGCCCAATGATCAGATAATTCGTATTGACGGAGAACCTACTAAAGATATGAGCCTTATGGAGGCCGTTAAGAGGCTGAGGGGAAAAGAGGGAACAAAGGTGACCATTACGATTCTCCGTGAAGGGGTGGCGAGGCCCTTTGATGTGGAACTCGTGAGGGACATAATCCGTGTCAGGAGCATCAAGTACGTGACCCTCGAACCGGGCTTCGGCTACGTGCGCATAACCAGTTTCCAGAGTGATACCTCGAGTGAGCTGGAAAAAGCACTTGAGAAACTCGAGGAAGAAAACAAACCTCTGAAGGGGCTTATTCTGGATCTCCGCAACAATCCCGGTGGTCTGCTCGATCAGGCCGTGAGGGTAAGCGATGAATTTCTGGACGAAGGGCTTATCGTTTACACCAAAGGAAGACACTCTCAACAGACGATGCGTTTTGAGGCCCATAAGAACGGTCGTCCTCATAAATACCCGATTGTGGTTCTCGTAAACGGTGGAAGCGCAAGCGCTTCTGAGATTGTTGCCGGGGCTCTGCAGGATCACAAAAGAGCGATCATAGTGGGTGAGCCGACCTTCGGTAAGGGTTCTGTGCAAACGGTAATTCCCTTGAAGGACGGTAGCGCCGTGCGTTTGACCACCGCTCTGTACTATACGCCAAAAGGCAGGCTGATACAGGCAAAGGGTATCGAACCCGATATTCTGGTCAGGCGGGAATTTCGGCGGGCTCAAGCGGAAAAATCCGAAAGAGAAGGATTTTCCATCAGGGAAAAAGATCTTCCAGGGCACATGGAAATTCAGGAGGACGGAGACACAGAGCAGGACAGGAATGCCAGAAGGAAGGTCGGAGGTGATTCCAGAATGCTGGAAGCACTACAGGGAGACAATCAGGTTCAGCGGGCACTCGATCTTCTGAAAGGTATCTCCATTCTTGCAAAAACTCTGAATTACTGA
- a CDS encoding glycosyltransferase, whose protein sequence is MKVAIISTFPPYECGIAEYCHFLINKMQERTDSLYIFAPHNCLPQASKRRIKVIPCFRPGAPDYSQMIETIAFNAPYDVIHIQHEYAIFGKEKAILDFLHRAQKLSQLLCITLHTPIHSLHPDQSLRTLQKEMIELADGIFVHSSLAEYELWQQGSDLRKIFMVPHGTYINRFRKNRDVFKFIIGAKIDLNKVFVVVIPGFLRWDKGITDLLNIAQAISYEFPDTIIIVAGKFQASDSELKLLQQSVAEVSKNSEKVYFARNFLDRKELLRYLAAADAILLPYKEWPGHVGVSGVLHLAMGSLKPILASRVPRLVEYTEFFPELSFAPGDLDGLMSAFCLLRENYTSISRKIKRLLVPFVLKTSWTVTAEKHIDIYRQLMKRKYLPLQPHRTAQSQRPAHCKRVV, encoded by the coding sequence ATGAAGGTGGCAATCATTTCAACGTTTCCGCCCTACGAATGCGGAATAGCAGAGTATTGCCACTTTCTCATAAATAAGATGCAGGAAAGAACAGATTCACTATATATTTTCGCACCCCACAATTGTTTACCTCAGGCTTCCAAAAGAAGGATAAAGGTGATACCCTGTTTCAGACCGGGTGCACCTGATTATTCACAAATGATCGAAACCATAGCCTTCAATGCCCCTTACGACGTTATCCACATTCAGCATGAATACGCAATATTCGGTAAAGAAAAAGCAATACTGGATTTTTTGCATCGGGCACAAAAGCTGTCGCAACTCCTGTGTATAACACTGCACACACCAATTCACTCGCTCCACCCTGACCAATCCTTACGAACTCTTCAGAAAGAAATGATAGAGCTGGCCGACGGGATATTCGTACACAGCAGCCTTGCAGAATACGAATTGTGGCAACAGGGATCCGACCTGAGAAAGATATTTATGGTACCTCATGGCACGTATATAAATCGCTTCAGAAAAAACAGGGACGTTTTCAAATTTATCATCGGGGCAAAGATTGACTTAAATAAAGTTTTTGTCGTTGTGATACCGGGATTTCTGAGGTGGGATAAAGGCATAACGGATCTGCTCAATATAGCACAGGCGATAAGCTACGAATTCCCCGACACAATCATAATAGTTGCGGGAAAATTTCAGGCTTCAGACAGTGAATTGAAGCTACTTCAACAATCCGTTGCAGAAGTGAGTAAAAACAGTGAGAAAGTGTATTTCGCCCGGAATTTTCTAGACCGAAAAGAGCTACTGCGGTACCTGGCCGCAGCCGACGCAATTCTTCTGCCTTACAAAGAGTGGCCCGGGCATGTCGGAGTAAGCGGTGTCCTTCATCTCGCCATGGGAAGTTTAAAACCGATCCTGGCATCCAGAGTTCCACGGCTAGTTGAGTACACCGAGTTCTTCCCCGAGCTTTCTTTTGCCCCGGGGGATCTGGATGGTCTTATGAGTGCTTTTTGCCTACTGCGAGAAAACTACACAAGCATATCAAGAAAGATCAAAAGGCTTCTCGTTCCTTTTGTACTGAAAACCAGCTGGACCGTGACGGCGGAAAAACACATCGATATCTACAGGCAACTTATGAAGCGAAAGTATCTGCCGTTGCAACCTCATAGGACTGCACAGAGTCAAAGGCCTGCTCATTGCAAAAGAGTAGTTTAA
- a CDS encoding glycosyltransferase family 4 protein, producing MRVLIFHPHLDVKGGSERLTKILYEGLKDLGVQAHLVSFAATGDWFPDVITAPEPAEVVRIADKIRPDWIFLTISETSYAKGLRDKARIAMYVHFPLEEEAEEENIHEYEKRGRFLLCYPEELKLIDRIFVNSRRTAMAVRLVWGRESIVAHPPLEKRFFADDSPVRAFPPPVILSTGRFTPLKRQDFLIFALDRIREDIPEAELVLAGFPDPRHEEYYREIKNMAEETEGVRIVESPSDEELFNLYGTARVYAHPRIGEHFGISPCEAMARGVPAVVRYPTGLKDIANQFIARSDYAFIRMLTEVLKMTPSEWFKVNDKVRKSVSPLTPDNFVRTILGGLK from the coding sequence ATGCGCGTATTGATCTTTCATCCTCATCTGGACGTAAAAGGGGGTTCCGAAAGACTCACAAAAATTCTCTACGAAGGGTTAAAGGATCTAGGTGTTCAAGCTCACCTGGTTTCTTTCGCGGCCACGGGTGATTGGTTTCCCGACGTTATAACAGCCCCGGAACCTGCCGAAGTCGTCCGTATAGCCGATAAAATTCGTCCGGACTGGATATTTCTCACGATATCCGAAACAAGCTATGCAAAAGGCCTTCGCGATAAAGCCAGAATTGCCATGTACGTTCACTTTCCACTCGAAGAGGAAGCAGAAGAAGAGAACATTCACGAGTATGAAAAAAGAGGCAGGTTTCTGCTGTGTTATCCCGAAGAGCTAAAGCTGATTGACAGAATCTTCGTAAACTCCAGAAGAACGGCTATGGCCGTCAGGCTTGTGTGGGGAAGAGAGTCAATCGTTGCTCACCCACCTCTGGAAAAACGCTTCTTTGCCGATGACTCACCTGTGAGAGCATTTCCACCCCCTGTCATTCTTTCAACCGGAAGGTTTACCCCGCTGAAGCGTCAGGATTTTCTCATATTTGCACTGGATCGAATAAGAGAAGATATACCAGAAGCTGAACTGGTTCTTGCGGGATTCCCGGATCCACGTCACGAAGAATATTACCGAGAAATAAAGAATATGGCCGAAGAAACCGAAGGGGTGCGCATTGTGGAATCGCCCTCAGATGAGGAGCTTTTCAATCTCTACGGAACCGCCAGAGTTTACGCTCACCCCAGAATAGGAGAACACTTCGGCATTTCGCCCTGTGAAGCAATGGCCCGAGGGGTACCTGCGGTGGTCAGGTATCCAACGGGACTCAAGGACATAGCAAACCAATTCATTGCCCGAAGTGATTACGCCTTTATCCGAATGTTAACAGAGGTCCTGAAGATGACCCCGTCTGAATGGTTTAAAGTAAACGATAAGGTCAGAAAAAGCGTCTCACCGCTTACTCCCGACAATTTTGTAAGAACTATTCTCGGAGGTTTAAAATGA
- a CDS encoding thiamine pyrophosphate-dependent enzyme, with product MSERKILLGNEAIAYALVASGCHVVASYPGTPASEILQSILNLKQKHGIGDLYAEWSINEKVAFETALAAAYSGLRAAASMKQVGLNVASDALMSAAYTGVAGGFIVISADDPGPHSSQTEQDSRFFAMFAKIPVFDPSSPHEATECIASAFELSERYQIPVMVRPTTRVCHARQDVPLPGFKRLKREPRFEKNPQRWAATPKFRYLLHKKLNEKMENISRENLISLPENPKPACVIASGVVWAHLREIVEDLNLTDRLDLVKITMAYPISQSFLREIQNRYERILVLEETYPVIEVQFPCRDRVSGRLDGTVPSEGELLPEKVEEIVRRWCDLTPSPSFHLPSKKQDRRPTLCPGCGHRPVFFAIRKVFPGGIYPGDIGCYTLGLNLGAVDTVLCMGASVAQAAGFSRVFSLFGDQKEGVPVIATIGDSTFFHAGIPPLINAVSGGARFILVIVDNGTTAMTGHQPTPDISIERMVEACGVGFIRVVDPYELSELMEALKEAGKYAFEDELGVAVVIARRPCIMNRKQDRGFDPVVVEVTDECTGCQLCVDRFECPAILSRGKKEKVEIDRVLCTGCGVCVQVCPYGGLRVAGLDEV from the coding sequence GTGTCCGAAAGAAAGATACTGCTGGGTAATGAGGCCATTGCCTATGCTCTTGTTGCCTCCGGGTGCCATGTGGTGGCTTCTTATCCCGGAACGCCTGCATCGGAAATTCTTCAAAGCATTCTCAATTTAAAACAAAAGCACGGAATAGGAGACCTCTACGCCGAGTGGTCGATTAACGAAAAGGTTGCCTTTGAAACCGCCCTTGCAGCAGCCTATTCCGGCCTGAGGGCTGCCGCTTCGATGAAGCAGGTCGGGCTCAATGTAGCCTCCGATGCCCTTATGAGCGCCGCATACACCGGGGTTGCCGGTGGTTTTATAGTCATTTCTGCCGATGACCCGGGGCCTCATAGCTCTCAGACGGAACAGGATAGCCGCTTCTTCGCAATGTTTGCAAAAATACCGGTCTTCGACCCCTCGTCTCCTCATGAGGCCACAGAGTGCATTGCATCGGCCTTTGAGCTTTCCGAAAGATACCAGATCCCCGTTATGGTCCGTCCGACCACGAGAGTCTGCCACGCAAGGCAGGATGTGCCTCTTCCGGGTTTTAAAAGGCTTAAAAGAGAACCCCGTTTTGAAAAAAATCCTCAAAGATGGGCGGCAACGCCTAAGTTCCGTTACCTTTTGCATAAAAAGCTCAATGAAAAGATGGAAAACATTTCCCGGGAAAATTTAATTTCTCTCCCTGAGAACCCAAAACCGGCCTGTGTGATTGCAAGCGGTGTTGTTTGGGCTCACCTGAGAGAAATAGTTGAAGATCTCAACTTAACGGACAGGCTGGACCTTGTCAAAATTACCATGGCTTATCCCATTTCTCAGTCCTTTCTGAGGGAAATTCAGAACCGGTATGAACGGATCCTCGTCCTTGAAGAAACCTATCCTGTTATAGAAGTACAGTTTCCCTGTAGAGATCGGGTTTCGGGAAGACTGGACGGAACGGTACCCTCTGAGGGAGAGCTACTTCCCGAGAAAGTAGAAGAAATTGTTCGCAGGTGGTGCGATCTGACGCCGTCTCCTTCATTCCATTTGCCATCAAAAAAACAGGATCGTCGGCCGACGCTCTGCCCCGGTTGTGGTCACAGGCCCGTGTTCTTCGCAATAAGAAAGGTCTTTCCCGGGGGGATCTATCCCGGCGATATAGGTTGCTACACTCTGGGCTTAAATCTCGGAGCTGTGGATACCGTGCTTTGCATGGGGGCTTCCGTTGCCCAGGCGGCGGGTTTTTCCCGTGTGTTTTCACTCTTCGGTGATCAGAAAGAGGGCGTTCCCGTAATTGCAACCATCGGTGATTCGACCTTCTTTCATGCGGGCATTCCTCCTTTAATAAACGCCGTGTCCGGGGGAGCAAGGTTTATTCTGGTGATTGTGGACAACGGAACCACTGCCATGACGGGCCATCAACCGACTCCGGACATTTCCATTGAAAGGATGGTCGAAGCCTGCGGGGTTGGTTTCATCAGGGTTGTCGATCCTTACGAGCTCTCGGAACTGATGGAGGCTCTGAAGGAGGCGGGGAAATATGCCTTTGAAGACGAACTGGGTGTGGCAGTGGTGATAGCCCGAAGGCCCTGTATTATGAACAGAAAACAGGATCGAGGTTTTGATCCCGTCGTAGTGGAAGTTACCGATGAATGTACGGGATGTCAGCTTTGTGTGGATCGTTTTGAATGTCCGGCAATTCTATCGAGGGGAAAGAAGGAGAAGGTAGAGATCGATCGGGTTCTTTGCACCGGTTGTGGGGTATGTGTGCAGGTTTGCCCTTATGGAGGGCTCAGAGTTGCGGGTCTTGATGAGGTGTAA
- a CDS encoding 2-oxoacid:acceptor oxidoreductase family protein, producing MRNQIVLSGLGGQGVLFATKVLALVATGMGLGVLISETHGMAQRGGNVISHLKVFSRDEPFYGPLVRPGKADVLLAFHREGLDVHGYFLKPGGTAVCNAKDGEFKGLDLEEWKGRTLRFVDATAVALKLGNPVLSNIVLLGFAVAEGFLFGDRGLFEKVLEGIGGPDAGKNLEAFYAGLELASGR from the coding sequence ATGAGAAATCAGATCGTTCTGAGCGGTCTCGGAGGGCAGGGAGTATTATTTGCAACGAAGGTTCTGGCCCTGGTGGCCACCGGGATGGGGCTTGGTGTTCTTATTTCTGAGACTCACGGAATGGCCCAGCGGGGAGGAAATGTTATCAGTCATCTTAAGGTGTTTTCGCGGGATGAGCCCTTTTACGGTCCTCTGGTCAGGCCGGGAAAAGCAGATGTCTTGCTGGCTTTTCATCGTGAAGGTCTGGATGTTCACGGTTATTTCCTTAAGCCCGGAGGTACGGCGGTATGCAATGCTAAAGACGGTGAGTTTAAAGGGCTCGATCTCGAGGAGTGGAAGGGCAGAACTTTGCGTTTTGTGGATGCCACGGCGGTGGCCTTGAAGCTCGGAAATCCGGTGCTGTCAAACATCGTTCTTCTGGGGTTTGCGGTTGCAGAGGGTTTTCTTTTCGGTGACAGGGGTCTATTTGAAAAGGTTCTCGAGGGAATCGGCGGCCCTGATGCCGGGAAGAACCTGGAAGCCTTTTATGCCGGTTTGGAACTGGCTTCGGGGAGGTAG
- a CDS encoding branched-chain amino acid ABC transporter permease produces MLAQQIPQYIVSGLTSGSIYALVALGFCLIHNATRIVNFAQGEFVMLGALATVSLVADLGLPLWFGAAVSVAMVTLVGVFLDRGLIRRARTTAPIVFIMITVGASIALQGTGMIIWGKDARTLPPIGGYRYIRFGSASIIPQTLVIIGVVACLLLGLYLFLHRHRIGRAIRAVADNPEGALLVGIPVGRLVALSFGMSGALGALAGILVTPLTTMSYQSGLMLGLKGFSAAVLGGFGSLPGAVAGGFILGMLEAFGSGLLSSTYKDAIAFMVLVMILFCKPDGLFGSVRLRRA; encoded by the coding sequence GTGCTGGCACAGCAAATACCCCAGTACATAGTTTCGGGGCTTACGAGCGGAAGTATCTACGCCCTGGTGGCCCTGGGGTTCTGCTTGATTCATAATGCCACCAGGATTGTTAACTTTGCTCAGGGCGAGTTTGTAATGCTGGGCGCCCTTGCCACTGTTTCACTCGTTGCCGACCTTGGTCTGCCCCTCTGGTTTGGAGCTGCTGTCTCCGTTGCGATGGTTACTCTTGTGGGAGTTTTTCTCGACAGGGGACTGATCCGCAGGGCCAGAACTACTGCTCCCATCGTTTTCATCATGATAACGGTGGGTGCCTCCATCGCCCTTCAGGGTACCGGTATGATAATCTGGGGTAAGGATGCAAGGACTCTTCCTCCCATCGGCGGTTATCGATACATAAGATTTGGATCGGCCTCTATAATTCCCCAAACCCTTGTGATAATCGGCGTCGTGGCCTGCCTGCTTCTTGGGCTTTACCTTTTTCTGCACAGACACAGAATAGGCAGGGCTATACGGGCTGTGGCGGACAATCCCGAAGGAGCACTTCTCGTGGGTATACCGGTGGGGAGGCTCGTCGCCCTGTCTTTTGGTATGAGCGGGGCTCTGGGGGCTCTGGCCGGCATTCTGGTGACTCCTCTGACCACCATGAGCTATCAGAGCGGCCTGATGCTGGGGCTTAAAGGCTTTTCTGCGGCGGTACTCGGCGGTTTCGGATCGCTTCCGGGTGCCGTTGCCGGTGGATTCATACTGGGGATGCTGGAAGCCTTTGGCTCCGGATTGCTTTCGTCTACCTATAAGGACGCCATAGCATTTATGGTGCTGGTTATGATCCTTTTCTGCAAACCCGACGGTCTTTTCGGTTCTGTTCGCTTAAGACGAGCATGA